In Pirellulales bacterium, the genomic stretch TTTTGATAATCTCGCGGAGCGCCTTCACGTCAAAGCCCGCACCTTTTGCCTCAACATAGATGTCGCGAATATCCGCAGCGATCGCCGCCTTCTTCGTCTCCAGCCGCTCGATTCTCTCGATCACCGAGACCAGTTCCTCGACCGCTACTGCAGCGACATTGGCTGTCTCGTGCTCCGCAACGCTCATGCAAGCCTCCTCTGGTTGGTGCAATCGTCAATCTCTTTCGATAGACCTTGAGCGTGAAGGCCGAGCGTTCGGACTGGGCTCTTCGTCCCTCTGCACGAAGCGAGCTGCACGATCCTGCCGTAGCGACCATTCCGGCGATGTGGG encodes the following:
- a CDS encoding DUF2312 domain-containing protein, whose amino-acid sequence is MSVAEHETANVAAVAVEELVSVIERIERLETKKAAIAADIRDIYVEAKGAGFDVKALREIIKIRKIDAHKREEQETMLEVYKRALGMDSDFDDREAA